A genomic stretch from Vibrio algarum includes:
- a CDS encoding TetR family transcriptional regulator C-terminal domain-containing protein, with protein sequence MSDVENGEHAVEKGGAIRARNRQRILHAAEQEFAKYGYKGTSVQAIADSVELPKANILYYFKSKTGLYKALLTDILEMWNQGFSIESSNLAPDEVIRRYIIEKMRYSRTHPMRSKIFAMEIIQGAPNIRDAIEQPMVAWSKSKVNVIHEWIDAGLIPSINPLYLLFLIWGTTQFYADFDSEIELIKGRPLSDEEFLDAESFTVDIVLKGLNLA encoded by the coding sequence ATGTCTGACGTAGAAAATGGAGAACATGCAGTAGAGAAGGGTGGCGCAATCCGAGCCAGAAACCGGCAGAGAATTTTGCATGCAGCTGAGCAAGAATTTGCTAAATATGGCTATAAGGGAACCTCGGTGCAAGCTATCGCTGATAGCGTTGAGTTGCCAAAGGCAAATATCCTCTATTATTTTAAATCGAAGACAGGCCTATACAAAGCGCTGCTTACCGACATACTTGAAATGTGGAATCAAGGTTTTTCTATTGAAAGTAGCAATCTTGCGCCGGATGAGGTCATACGTCGCTATATCATTGAAAAAATGCGTTATAGCCGAACACACCCTATGCGCTCAAAGATTTTTGCAATGGAAATAATTCAGGGAGCCCCTAACATTCGCGATGCTATCGAGCAACCGATGGTGGCTTGGTCCAAAAGTAAAGTCAACGTGATTCATGAATGGATTGATGCTGGATTGATCCCCAGTATAAATCCTCTTTATCTACTATTTCTTATATGGGGAACAACTCAGTTTTATGCCGATTTTGATAGCGAAATTGAGTTAATTAAGGGTAGGCCGCTTTCAGACGAAGAGTTTTTAGATGCCGAAAGCTTTACTGTAGATATTGTACTGAAAGGCCTCAATTTAGCCTGA
- a CDS encoding ABC transporter ATP-binding protein: protein MTNGHLLELWNVSKFFPGVIANNNVNMTLEKGEILALLGENGAGKSTLVKMIYGVNRPDTGAIMWKNHEVDIRSPNQARAMGIGMVFQHFSVFETLTVLENIELGLDKEFLDTVDNLKQRVIEISKKYDLHVEPDRYVHSLSIGERQRLEILRCLIQEVELLILDEPTSVLTPQEVAGLFRVLKKLTSEGCSILFISHKLKEVTALCDRAIILRGGEVSGECIPAQETPETIARMMVGSDAELSESYPKNLTENILFETVDLTLPPAHPFGCGLNKVNLQLRSGEILGVAGVAGNGQEDLLEAISGEDCRASKESITFAGKAIGHINAGGRRKLGMAYVPTDRLGQGAVPEMSLTDNTLLTNSSSLVKNGFILKNKLTQLADKIITANKVKCRDRNAQAKSLSGGNLQKFIIGREVDQNPTLLICAHPTWGVDIGAASAIHRQLVALRDQGASILVVSEDIDELFVICDRITALYEGALAPIVETSKTNIEQIGQWIAGSFIDHTEVKPEENSNA, encoded by the coding sequence ATGACCAATGGACATCTATTAGAGCTCTGGAACGTGAGTAAATTTTTCCCGGGGGTAATAGCAAACAACAATGTAAACATGACTCTTGAAAAAGGGGAAATACTCGCATTACTAGGCGAAAATGGCGCAGGGAAGTCAACGCTAGTCAAAATGATTTACGGAGTAAACCGGCCAGATACCGGTGCGATAATGTGGAAAAATCACGAAGTGGATATTCGCTCGCCTAACCAAGCAAGAGCAATGGGTATTGGTATGGTTTTTCAACACTTCTCTGTGTTTGAAACCTTAACGGTTTTAGAAAACATCGAGCTCGGACTAGACAAAGAGTTCCTTGATACAGTGGACAACTTAAAACAACGCGTTATCGAAATCAGTAAAAAATATGATCTACACGTTGAACCAGATCGCTATGTGCATAGTTTAAGCATTGGAGAACGCCAACGCTTAGAAATTTTACGCTGCCTTATACAAGAAGTAGAGTTGCTCATCCTTGACGAACCCACTTCAGTATTAACACCTCAGGAAGTTGCTGGCCTATTCCGAGTCCTTAAAAAGCTCACTAGCGAAGGGTGTAGTATTCTCTTTATTAGTCACAAACTAAAAGAAGTCACGGCTTTATGCGACAGAGCCATAATTCTTCGTGGTGGCGAAGTGAGTGGTGAGTGTATCCCAGCACAAGAAACACCCGAAACCATTGCAAGGATGATGGTTGGTAGTGATGCAGAACTCTCTGAAAGCTACCCGAAAAACCTTACTGAAAACATTTTATTCGAAACAGTCGATCTCACTCTTCCTCCTGCTCATCCTTTTGGCTGTGGACTGAATAAAGTAAACCTACAACTAAGATCAGGTGAAATCCTCGGGGTTGCCGGTGTGGCAGGCAATGGGCAAGAAGATCTTCTAGAGGCGATTAGTGGCGAAGATTGCCGAGCGAGTAAAGAAAGCATTACCTTTGCAGGCAAAGCCATCGGTCATATCAATGCTGGAGGAAGACGTAAACTTGGCATGGCTTACGTACCAACAGACAGGCTAGGTCAAGGCGCTGTGCCCGAGATGAGCTTAACTGACAACACGCTACTGACAAATAGCAGTTCCTTAGTCAAAAATGGTTTTATCCTAAAGAACAAACTAACTCAGTTAGCTGACAAAATCATAACGGCCAACAAGGTTAAATGCCGAGACAGAAATGCCCAAGCAAAAAGCCTTTCTGGCGGAAATTTACAAAAATTCATCATCGGTCGAGAAGTGGATCAAAACCCGACTCTGCTAATTTGTGCCCACCCTACATGGGGGGTAGATATAGGAGCAGCCAGTGCCATTCACCGACAGTTAGTCGCGTTAAGAGATCAAGGGGCTTCAATTTTGGTTGTATCAGAAGATATCGACGAACTATTCGTAATTTGTGACCGTATAACGGCCCTATATGAAGGCGCGTTAGCACCAATTGTCGAAACCAGTAAAACAAATATTGAACAGATTGGACAATGGATAGCAGGCAGCTTTATTGACCATACCGAGGTCAAGCCCGAGGAGAACTCAAATGCTTAA
- a CDS encoding ABC transporter permease, translating to MLKVEPRIESSKLMTWLSPVIAIILTMIVSSLMFISLDVSPIKAFEVFVISPLSDSYNLGELMVKSTPLLLCAVGLALCYRANIWNIGAEGQLLIGAVASSAIAIQMGEDAGGGSLLLVLVVGAISGMLWAAIPTLLERIFNTNLILTTIMLNYIGLYTLLWAVHGPLADPQGFGFPESVLFADGVMLPIIQEEGRASISIIIAVIIALLSGLMLYKTLPGFKLRVFGEDKSAARYAGFSSNKIVWGVMLFAGALAGFAGASEVTGPIGQLIPSVSPGYGYAAIIVAYLGRLNPIGIIVAALFMGTLYMGSDLAQIELGLPTAITGLFQGTLLFFLLACDFLIFYRIAVRRRNPKHNIPTIVDGAIVDTQQESGAA from the coding sequence ATGCTTAAAGTTGAACCAAGAATTGAGAGCTCAAAATTGATGACTTGGCTCTCTCCGGTTATTGCAATCATATTAACAATGATCGTTTCTAGCCTAATGTTTATCTCTTTGGATGTGAGTCCTATCAAGGCATTTGAGGTCTTTGTCATTTCACCACTGAGCGACAGCTACAATTTGGGTGAATTGATGGTGAAGTCAACACCATTGCTGCTTTGTGCTGTTGGGTTAGCGTTGTGTTATCGCGCAAATATCTGGAACATTGGAGCTGAAGGGCAATTGCTTATCGGAGCGGTTGCAAGCAGTGCCATTGCAATACAAATGGGTGAAGACGCTGGTGGTGGTTCATTACTTTTAGTCCTTGTCGTTGGCGCTATTAGTGGCATGTTATGGGCGGCTATACCTACTTTATTAGAACGTATTTTTAATACTAATCTCATCCTAACCACCATTATGCTTAATTACATTGGTCTTTATACCCTGTTATGGGCGGTACATGGCCCACTTGCCGATCCGCAAGGGTTTGGTTTTCCAGAGTCTGTTTTATTTGCTGACGGAGTAATGCTACCCATTATACAAGAGGAAGGGCGTGCTTCGATTTCAATTATTATTGCCGTAATTATTGCGCTTTTATCTGGCCTTATGCTCTATAAAACCCTACCGGGCTTTAAACTGAGAGTATTTGGTGAAGATAAATCAGCAGCCAGATATGCGGGCTTTAGCAGCAACAAAATCGTATGGGGTGTAATGTTATTCGCAGGTGCGCTTGCCGGATTTGCAGGGGCATCAGAAGTGACCGGCCCTATAGGACAACTAATTCCTTCTGTATCCCCCGGCTATGGATACGCAGCAATCATCGTGGCTTATTTAGGTAGACTAAACCCGATTGGTATCATTGTTGCGGCGCTCTTTATGGGAACACTTTACATGGGAAGTGACTTAGCTCAGATAGAACTTGGGCTACCAACCGCGATTACGGGTCTATTTCAAGGCACCCTACTGTTTTTCTTACTGGCATGTGACTTCCTTATTTTTTATCGCATCGCAGTTAGAAGAAGAAACCCCAAACACAATATCCCTACCATTGTGGACGGCGCAATCGTAGACACTCAACAAGAATCGGGAGCAGCCTAA
- a CDS encoding ABC transporter permease: protein MDMDLLQQILIAALKTGTPLLLIALGELVCEKSGVLNLGQEGMMLMGAMAGFAGAFYTGSLGMGIALAIFAGMSMSLIFATLSLSLNTNQVATGLALTIFGTGLSSFMGGGLVGSTIQGFTQIEIPVLSSIPFIGQILFNQDIIVYASFVIVGATWWVLQKTRIGLTIRAVGENPHSANALGIKVLKVRYLAVLFGGAMAGFSGAYMSLAYTPMWMENMTAGRGWIALALVVFASWRVGYLMLGAYLFGFASILHLVMQGFGFDISPNLLAMTPYLATVVVMVMISSNSLKQKLATPMSLAKPFDPKLH, encoded by the coding sequence ATGGATATGGACCTACTGCAACAAATATTAATCGCGGCACTCAAAACTGGAACTCCCTTGTTACTCATCGCACTAGGTGAACTGGTTTGCGAAAAATCAGGTGTACTCAACCTTGGTCAAGAAGGCATGATGCTGATGGGGGCAATGGCGGGATTTGCAGGCGCTTTCTACACCGGAAGCTTAGGCATGGGTATTGCCCTAGCGATCTTTGCAGGCATGAGTATGTCTTTGATATTCGCCACCCTATCTCTAAGCCTTAACACCAATCAAGTTGCAACAGGCTTAGCATTAACCATATTTGGAACAGGGTTGAGCTCTTTCATGGGTGGTGGCCTTGTTGGATCTACGATTCAAGGCTTTACTCAAATTGAAATTCCGGTTTTAAGTAGCATTCCATTTATTGGTCAAATCCTTTTTAATCAAGATATTATTGTCTACGCCAGTTTCGTTATCGTTGGAGCAACATGGTGGGTTCTGCAGAAAACACGAATAGGTTTAACTATCCGTGCTGTGGGCGAAAATCCACACTCGGCTAACGCGCTTGGTATTAAAGTATTAAAGGTTAGATACCTTGCTGTCTTGTTTGGTGGAGCAATGGCTGGATTTTCTGGTGCTTACATGTCACTCGCCTACACCCCAATGTGGATGGAAAACATGACCGCTGGTCGTGGTTGGATAGCACTTGCCTTAGTTGTTTTCGCATCCTGGAGAGTGGGTTATTTAATGCTTGGCGCTTATTTGTTTGGCTTTGCTTCTATCCTACACCTAGTGATGCAAGGGTTTGGGTTCGATATATCGCCAAACCTACTCGCCATGACGCCTTACCTAGCAACGGTAGTGGTGATGGTTATGATTAGTTCGAACTCCTTGAAGCAGAAACTTGCGACACCGATGAGTTTAGCAAAACCGTTTGATCCGAAGCTGCATTAA
- a CDS encoding BMP family ABC transporter substrate-binding protein, translating into MKLNRWMSAAALSITTLLSSAVLAEEQMKVGFVYVGPVGDHGWSYEHDQGRQEMEKHFGEKVSTTYVESVPEGADAERVITQLAKSGHDVIFTTSFGYMNPTLKAAKRFPKVKFEHATGYKRSKNVSNYALRTYEGRYVSGVAAGMATKTNTIGYIASFPIPEVIRDINSVYLGAKSVNPDIKLKIVWVNTWYDPGKESDAANALIDQGVDIMIQHTDSPAPLIAAEKRGVMGIGQASDMSGFAPKAHMFSVRDVWAPHYIRTVQEVMDGTWKSEDYWGGFADDILQIASVNPDLPADIKEAITATHAKIKSGEFHPFTGPMKDNSGKEVIAAGHTLTDTELAGVNWYVEGIDAKIPN; encoded by the coding sequence ATGAAACTAAACCGATGGATGAGTGCAGCCGCCTTATCAATTACCACACTTTTATCTTCTGCTGTTTTGGCAGAAGAACAGATGAAGGTTGGATTCGTTTATGTAGGTCCAGTGGGTGACCACGGATGGAGTTATGAGCACGATCAAGGCCGCCAAGAAATGGAAAAACATTTTGGTGAGAAGGTAAGCACGACTTATGTAGAAAGTGTACCTGAAGGTGCCGATGCAGAGCGTGTTATCACACAGTTAGCAAAATCAGGCCACGACGTCATTTTTACAACTTCTTTTGGTTACATGAACCCAACTTTGAAAGCAGCAAAACGCTTTCCAAAAGTTAAATTTGAACACGCTACAGGCTATAAACGTTCTAAAAACGTATCTAACTACGCACTAAGAACCTATGAAGGTCGTTACGTATCTGGTGTTGCAGCAGGTATGGCAACAAAAACCAATACAATAGGATACATCGCTTCTTTTCCAATTCCAGAAGTTATCCGCGATATCAACTCTGTCTACCTCGGTGCTAAAAGCGTAAACCCTGATATTAAACTTAAAATTGTTTGGGTTAACACTTGGTATGATCCAGGAAAAGAGTCTGATGCGGCAAACGCTTTGATTGACCAAGGCGTAGATATCATGATTCAACATACTGATAGCCCAGCACCACTCATTGCAGCAGAAAAACGTGGCGTTATGGGAATTGGTCAGGCTTCTGATATGAGCGGTTTTGCTCCTAAAGCGCACATGTTCTCAGTTCGTGATGTATGGGCACCACATTATATCCGTACGGTTCAAGAAGTTATGGACGGAACTTGGAAATCTGAAGATTACTGGGGTGGCTTCGCAGATGACATACTACAAATTGCTTCGGTAAACCCAGACCTACCTGCTGACATCAAAGAGGCGATTACTGCCACACATGCTAAAATTAAGTCAGGTGAGTTTCACCCTTTCACTGGTCCAATGAAGGATAACAGTGGTAAAGAAGTTATTGCAGCAGGACATACGCTGACAGATACAGAGCTTGCGGGCGTTAATTGGTACGTTGAAGGTATCGACGCAAAAATTCCAAACTAA
- the xdhA gene encoding xanthine dehydrogenase small subunit produces the protein MRALIGTLKVSTQKFQTNPPTRDSLAFLVRESFFTHLLDQVDNFLATEDVMLEIMINDEIVQVEAAAVDSMLLTYLREQQGLTGSKEGCASGDCGACTVVMADLDEDSNLRYRQVNACITPIHALHGKKIVTVEHLRQNGELHPVQKAVVDNHGTQCGFCTPGIVMSLYALSKQKNRPENPADYLSGNLCRCTGYGPLIDAANTIADANIEDPLSKDEDKLVNWMGSRAPQNTVNYWKPTNRQELGELRTNHPDAKLIAGGTDLALEVTQQLQRIDKMIDLSDVKDLQGITKTKSGWRIGSAVLLSKLHTFMRAHYPSTDELIERLGSLTIRNRGTLGGSLGHASPIGDIAPLLISLNGRIEIDNGKEKRLYAPEDYITGYRETLIKADEWISAIHIPILAPNQKHAIYKISKRFEDDIATVVLAINLTFGNDNRIKACILSAGGIAAKSVRLSQLESLFIGRHFTPELVRKVQKQVPNFISPIGDVRGSAEYRVQLVKNLIQRFYLECNQIPTRLNTATSATKKTTSDEVNQ, from the coding sequence TTGCGGGCGTTAATTGGTACGTTGAAGGTATCGACGCAAAAATTCCAAACTAATCCCCCAACAAGAGACTCACTTGCTTTTTTAGTTCGTGAGTCTTTTTTTACCCATTTACTTGACCAAGTGGACAACTTTCTAGCAACAGAGGACGTTATGTTAGAGATCATGATTAACGATGAAATCGTTCAAGTAGAAGCTGCTGCCGTTGACAGTATGCTACTCACGTACTTAAGAGAGCAGCAAGGATTGACTGGCTCTAAAGAAGGTTGTGCCAGTGGTGACTGCGGTGCTTGTACTGTTGTGATGGCGGATTTAGATGAAGACAGTAACCTACGTTATCGACAAGTCAACGCATGCATTACCCCCATTCATGCTTTACACGGTAAAAAAATCGTTACGGTTGAACATTTAAGACAAAATGGCGAATTACATCCCGTACAAAAGGCGGTTGTTGATAACCACGGTACTCAATGTGGCTTTTGTACTCCGGGTATTGTTATGTCTCTATATGCCCTCTCTAAACAAAAAAATCGCCCAGAAAACCCTGCTGATTATCTATCGGGAAACCTATGCCGATGCACCGGTTATGGGCCCCTTATCGACGCGGCAAACACCATCGCAGATGCCAATATTGAAGACCCTTTAAGCAAAGATGAAGACAAGTTGGTCAATTGGATGGGTTCAAGAGCACCACAAAATACGGTCAACTATTGGAAGCCTACAAATAGACAAGAACTTGGTGAACTTCGAACCAATCATCCCGATGCAAAACTGATTGCTGGTGGTACAGATTTAGCGCTTGAAGTAACCCAACAACTGCAACGCATTGATAAAATGATTGACCTGTCGGACGTGAAAGATCTTCAAGGTATTACGAAAACAAAATCCGGTTGGAGAATTGGTTCTGCCGTTCTGCTTTCTAAATTACACACTTTTATGCGCGCACATTATCCAAGTACAGATGAATTAATTGAGCGATTAGGTAGCCTAACGATTCGAAACAGAGGCACGCTTGGTGGCAGTTTAGGCCACGCCTCACCGATTGGGGATATCGCCCCGCTTCTTATCAGTTTGAATGGTCGTATTGAAATAGATAATGGTAAAGAGAAGCGGTTATACGCGCCTGAAGATTACATTACCGGTTATCGCGAAACCCTAATCAAGGCAGACGAATGGATAAGTGCCATTCATATCCCTATTCTTGCTCCCAATCAAAAACACGCAATCTACAAAATCAGTAAAAGGTTTGAAGATGATATCGCTACCGTTGTATTGGCGATAAACCTCACATTTGGCAATGATAACCGTATCAAGGCATGTATTCTGTCCGCCGGTGGTATCGCTGCAAAATCGGTTCGACTGTCTCAACTAGAAAGCTTATTTATAGGCCGCCATTTCACCCCAGAGCTCGTTCGCAAAGTCCAGAAACAGGTACCAAATTTCATCTCCCCTATTGGCGATGTTCGAGGAAGTGCTGAGTATCGCGTGCAGCTAGTAAAAAACCTTATTCAACGCTTTTATCTTGAATGTA